Proteins from a single region of Vanessa tameamea isolate UH-Manoa-2023 chromosome 23, ilVanTame1 primary haplotype, whole genome shotgun sequence:
- the LOC113401864 gene encoding gloverin-like: MQVQIIIGFALLACVCAQVPQTYEERNTDHYRPARHPRDVTWDKKVGDGKIFGTLGNTDDSLFGKAGYKKDIFNDDRGILKGEAYGSRVLGANGDSSYFGGKLDWANANKNAEATLELTKQIGGRTNAAAAASKVWNFDKNTHLSAGGIVSQTLGHGKPDVGLGAKFEHIW, from the exons ATGCAAGTACAAATCATTATTGGATTCGCGTTACTGGCATGCGTTTGCGCACAAGTACCTCAAACTTATGAAGAAag AAATACTGATCATTACAGGCCAGCTCGCCACCCACGCGATGTCACTTGGGACAAGAAAGTCGGtgacggtaaaatatttggTACCCTCGGTAACACGGACGATAGCCTTTTC GGCAAAGCTGGATACAAGAAAGATATATTCAATGACGATAGGGGTATTCTGAAAGGTGAAGCGTATGGTTCACGAGTTCTGGGTGCAAATGGCGACAGCAGCTATTTCGGCGGAAAATTGGATTGGGCAAACGCTAACAAAAATGCTGAGGCTACTTTGGAACTGACGAAACAGATTGGTGGCCGAACGAAC GCCGCAGCTGCTGCTTCTAAAGTCTGGAATTTCGACAAAAATACTCACCTATCAGCAGGAGGAATCGTCTCCCAAACCCTGGGTCACGGAAAACCTGATGTTGGTCTAGGAGCCAAGTTTGAACACATTTGgtga
- the LOC113401925 gene encoding defense protein 3-like, producing MFAKIFLLTALLVGVSCRHLSLPYRPASYIEDNTDLFGDDIDDLYSEHEFERPLYVNSRVRRQAHGVMNTNPDGTANIMAKLPLAGNDKNVLSAIGGLDAVKSGGSYGAASGGVALDNVNGHGLSLTGKHIPDFGNQLTAAGKVNLLHNDHNDFNANAFATRNFPKNPVIPNFNTVGAGVDYTYNNKLGASLSAAHTDLFKRTDYSAMANVNLFRNPTSTLDFNAGATKSISPYIPNRSWQPAFGLSFSKYF from the exons ATGTTTGCGAAAATATTTCTACTAACCGCTCTTCTCGTTGGAGTCAGCTGCCGTCATTTGTCATTGCCGTACAGACCAGCAAGCTATATTGAAGACAACACGGACTTATTCGGAGATGACATAGACGATTTATACTCGGAACATGAATTTGAACGTCCATTGTACGTTAATTCGAGGGTACGCCGTCAGGCACATGGTGTTATGAACACCAACCCTGATGGTACTGCCAATATCATGGCCAAGTTACCTCTGGCTGGTAATGACAAAAATGTTTTGAGTGCTATCGGGGGTTTAGACGCTGTCAAGTCTGGCGGAAGCTATGGTGCTGCATCTGGTGGTGTTGCTCTAGATAATGT taacggACATGGTTTGAGTCTTACTGGCAAGCATATTCCCGACTTCGGAAATCAGCTCACGGCAGCAGGAAAGGTTAATCTCTTACACAACGATCACAACGACTTCAACGCCAACGCATTCGCCACGAGAAACTTCCCGAAGAATCCTGTTATACCAAACTTCAATACTGTTGGAGCCGGTGTTGATTACACCTACAA CAACAAACTTGGTGCTTCTCTTAGTGCAGCACACACCGATCTCTTCAAACGCACAGACTATTCAGCGATGGCGAACGTCAACTTATTCCGAAACCCCACCTCTACTTTGGACTTCAACGCTGGTGCTACTAAGTCTATATCACCATACATTCCCAACAGATCTTGGCAGCCAGCTTTTGGACTATCtttctctaaatatttttaa
- the LOC113402476 gene encoding defense protein 3-like: MFAKIFLLTALLVGVSCRHLSLPYRPASYIEDNTDLFGDDIDDLYSEHEFESARPLYVNSRVRRQAHGVMNTNPDGTANIMAKLPLAGNDKNVLSAIGGLDAVKSGGSFGAASGGVALDNVNGHGLSLTGKHIPDFGNQLTAAGKVNLLHNDHNDFNANAFATRNFPKNPVIPNFNTVGAGVDYTYNNKLGASLSAAHTDLFKRTDYSAMANVNLFRNPTSSLDFNAGATKSISPYIPNRSWQPAFGLSFSKYF, translated from the exons ATGTTTGCGAAAATATTTCTACTAACCGCTCTTCTCGTTGGAGTCAGCTGCCGTCATTTGTCATTGCCGTACAGACCAGCAAGCTATATTGAAGACAACACGGACTTATTCGGAGATGACATAGACGATTTATACTCGGAACATGAATTTGAATCTGCACGTCCATTGTACGTTAATTCGAGGGTACGCCGTCAGGCACATGGTGTTATGAACACCAACCCTGATGGTACTGCCAATATCATGGCCAAGTTACCTCTGGCTGGTAATGACAAAAATGTTCTGAGTGCTATTGGTGGTTTAGACGCTGTCAAGTCTGGCGGAAGCTTTGGTGCTGCATCTGGTGGTGTTGCTCTAGATAATGT taacggACATGGTTTGAGTCTTACTGGCAAGCATATTCCCGACTTCGGAAATCAGCTCACGGCAGCAGGAAAGGTTAATCTCTTACACAACGATCACAACGACTTCAACGCCAACGCATTCGCCACGAGAAACTTCCCGAAGAATCCTGTTATACCAAACTTCAATACTGTTGGAGCCGGTGTCGATTACACCTATAA CAACAAACTTGGTGCTTCTCTTAGTGCAGCACACACCGATCTCTTCAAACGCACAGACTATTCAGCGATGGCGAACGTCAACTTATTCCGAAACCCCACCTCCAGTTTGGACTTCAACGCTGGTGCTACTAAGTCTATATCACCATACATTCCCAACAGATCTTGGCAGCCAGCTTTTGGACTATCtttctctaaatatttttaa